In Calditrichota bacterium, the genomic window TTGGGTCCTTGGGGTCGACGCGGATCTTGGTCACGGCCCCAAAGTGCGGAGGGAGACCTGCTTCCATTGGTTGCCAGTTTGCGCCGGCGTCGTAGCTCACGTAAAGTTCGGTACCAGCTGCGTAGACGACGTTTGTGTCCACCGGGTCAATGGCGACGGATACGACGTAGTGGCCGCTCCCCAGGCGGATGCCGCGGTTGACGGGCTCCCATGACCTCCCCTGATCGTGGGACCTGTGGACCCCCTCAAGAGTGGAAATCGCGGCAAAAAGAGTCCGGGGATTGACGGGGTTTATGGCAAGGTCCATGACCTCACGCCATGTCTCCGATAAATACGCAGGAAAGGCAGGCGCCCACTGTTCTCCTCCATCGGTGGAGATATACAAGCCGTGCGGCTCAGTGATATGGCGGGAGCGGACACCCGCGTAAACAACTTGCGGATTAGTTGGGTCGACTGCCACTAGTTCCACTATGCCCGTTGGCAGACCGCCGTTGCTAGGGTGCCAGGAGTTTCCCCCATCCGGACTCTTGAACAGACCCCCGTACATGGTCCCGCAATAGAGCACGTCGGAATCGAGGGGGTCTGCTACCACACAGAGGGGCAGCAGCGACCTCATGGGGCCGCTCACGTCCAGCCACGACAGCCCGGCATCGCGGCTAACCATGACGCCGTCGAGGAAATAACGGGGTGGTCCTGCTGGGCGAATGTAGGCCGCGTAGAGCGCAGGAGGCGAGGTGGGCGCAATCGCCCGAGAGGAAACCTGCAACTCCCCTATGTCGGCCTCTGCGTCTACCCAGTCTACCCCCCAGTTGTCGCTATAGTAGACACCAGCCCCGTCCACCCCAGTCCAGACGCGTGTGGGGGTCCTTGTGGTATCAAACGCAAGGAAATAGCACTGGCTTGCGACCAGGCCGGTGGCCCGTCTGCACCAAGTCCTGCCCCCATCATATGTTGCATATAGGCCATCGCACGTGCCCAAGAGAAGCCGTGTGGAGTCGAGGGGCAGAATGCAGTTGACAGCA contains:
- a CDS encoding T9SS type A sorting domain-containing protein, producing MAPVVLLVDPTVPGVLIVGNYSTSGVTISKDGGATWTWANAGLAGSAALHMSWDANGDTLLLGARDGVFRRHWSPGGKGDWLWADISYNLAGQPVVAVLPPTLGGRDIVAGTVDGVYVGDGTSPWREVTGISFRQRRVEFGALAWGGPRSSWLYVGTLDGLYVTRDGGSSWEERSAGLANTAVNCILPLDSTRLLLGTCDGLYATYDGGRTWCRRATGLVASQCYFLAFDTTRTPTRVWTGVDGAGVYYSDNWGVDWVDAEADIGELQVSSRAIAPTSPPALYAAYIRPAGPPRYFLDGVMVSRDAGLSWLDVSGPMRSLLPLCVVADPLDSDVLYCGTMYGGLFKSPDGGNSWHPSNGGLPTGIVELVAVDPTNPQVVYAGVRSRHITEPHGLYISTDGGEQWAPAFPAYLSETWREVMDLAINPVNPRTLFAAISTLEGVHRSHDQGRSWEPVNRGIRLGSGHYVVSVAIDPVDTNVVYAAGTELYVSYDAGANWQPMEAGLPPHFGAVTKIRVDPKDPSRIYAASDGSGVLVYHRTKSRVHRERNEEVPTAYYLAQNFPNPFNASTLLRFGLPKQSSVLMEVFSVTGELVCTLVNERRGPGHYTVLWNGRDQQGARVASGVYLCRLRAGEFVDVKKMMLLY